One genomic window of Anoplolepis gracilipes chromosome 5, ASM4749672v1, whole genome shotgun sequence includes the following:
- the LOC140666062 gene encoding ribosome assembly protein METTL17, mitochondrial, which yields MVKLLVSKMQCIRILSSRYFSSKPKALLDDAISTLLSNNEIKYRNHPGVIKPRTPVFPQWASTEIQAILKGKNINLKEINESAKKLHQHLHQRYPPVEQSELPEKLQKVEKRLNANNHDEKISVEDIDFRRNIKARNILKQTIYNWQPINFDKLTCLTYLVAKSVQNYAVSYKILNEIKVRDKDFKPETFFDFGSGIGTNIWTASEMWPDSLKEYFCVETSEPMIELSERLVEAARPKIKGNIFYRQFFPASMNPTYDIVISAHSLFELPSQQFRLETILKLWRKTENYLIIVEDGTNAGFELVNEARDFILKYANSKYRKDTKFVHVFSPCPHDLKCPLAIDNHPCNFSVLYHPLQFLDGKEHKQQLYSYVVLKKGKHPENDEQWPRIVRATLKRSNHVICRMCRADGELKEEIFTKYKHGKEMYRCVRSTKWGDRLPLHYEQQQENLEEDNVPNETTNTVE from the exons atggtGAAGCTACTTGTATCAAAAATGCAATGCATAAGAATTTTATCCTCACGATAT TTTTCATCAAAGCCAAAAGCCCTACTTGACGATGCAATTTCTACTTTACTCTCTAACAATGAGATTAAATATAGGAATCACCCAGGTGTCATTAAGCCTAGAACGCCAGTGTTCCCACAATGGGCCTCAACAGAAATACAAGCAATTTTAAAAG gaaaaaatataaacttgaaagaaattaatgaaagtgCAAAGAAGTTGCACCAACACTTGCATCAACGCTACCCACCAGTAGAACAGTCTGAGTTACcagaaaaattacagaaagTAGAAAAACGTTTGAATGCTAACAATCACGATGAGAAAATATCTGTGGAGGACATAGATTTCAGAAGAAACATAAAAGCCAGGAATATTTTGAAGCAAACCATTTATAACTGGCAGCCAATCAACTTTGATAAGCTTACCTGTCTGACATACCTGGTTGCTAAAAGTGTACAGAATTATGCAGTTTCCTACAAGATCCTGAATGAGATTAAAGTACGCGACAAGGATTTCAAGCCTGAGACGTTCTTCGATTTTGGCTCTGGTATTGGTACAAACATATG GACAGCATCTGAGATGTGGCCGGATTCGCTGAAGGAATATTTTTGCGTCGAGACGTCGGAACCCATGATTGAATTGTCAGAAAGATTAGTAGAGGCTGCCAGGCCCAAAATTAAAGGCAACATTTTCTATCGCCAGTTTTTTCCAGCATCTATGaat cccACCTACGATATTGTAATAAGCGCGCATTCTTTATTTGAATTGCCAAGTCAACAATTTCGTCTTGAAACGATATTAAAGCTTTGGAGGAAGACTGAAAACTATTTAATCATTGTTGAAGACGGAACCAATGCAGGTTTCGAG CTAGTGAATGAAGCACGAGATTTCATCCTTAAATACGCAAACTCAAAGTATAGGAAAGATACCAAATTTGTTCACGTTTTCTCACCC tgTCCACATGATTTGAAGTGTCCACTCGCCATAGACAACCATCCATGCAACTTTAGTGTTTTGTATCATCCGTTGCAATTTCTGGATGGCAAGGAACACAAACAGCAACTATATTCCTATGTCGTGCTGAAGAAag GTAAACATCCTGAGAACGACGAGCAGTGGCCAAGGATCGTGCGAGCAACGCTGAAACGTTCCAATCACGTGATCTGTCGCATGTGCCGCGCTGATGGTGAGCTGAAAGAAGAAATCTTTACAAAATACAAGCATGGAAA GGAAATGTATCGTTGCGTGAGAAGCACTAAATGGGGCGATAGATTACCATTGCATTACGAACAACAGCAAGAGAATCTAGAAGAGGATAATGTACCTAATGAAACGACTAATACTGTAGAATGa
- the LOC140666058 gene encoding solute carrier family 53 member 1 isoform X2: MKFAEHLSAHITPEWRKQYINYEEMKALLYAAVEQAPSADVSEAHVLESYFSKFDEKFFHYCDKELAKINTFYSEKLAEATRRFSTLNNDLSEILSVSEDAQSRKVRHRSHILHKKTVSARKLQELKLAFSEFYLFLILLQNYQNLNFTGFRKILKKHDKLLNVDIGAKWRAEHVDTAVFHTRKDIDRLIAETEALVTRDLEHGDRQRAMKRLRVPPLGEQLSPWITFKVGLFSGAFVVLFIAVMLSAMRYNKKDNWKVLCRIYRGPLLMIEFLFLMGINVYGWRSSGVNHVLIFELDPRNHLSEQHIIEMATILGLVWSVSILGFLYSDTLGVPPFVQPVLFYALLALFLFNPTRTLRHEARFWTLRVMGRIFCAPFFYVGFADFWLADQLNSLHTVFLDFQYFVCFYIQNSSWTDVTDTETCIMRELSMRPFVVCLPAWFRFAQCLRRYRDTKEAFPHLLNAVKYATSFFVVIFSYLHLTNKKYYVLSTENPYFYLWLTVSFVSSCFTYTWDVKLDWGLFDSSPGENKFLREEIVYSSPYYYYFAMVEDFILRFGWAFSLSLTEMGYVHADLMVSIVAPLEVFRRFLWNYFRLENEHLYNVGKFRAVRDISIGPIRRDEDDDIRNVIRLMDNANDDDEDDCEDELVKSHDCSV; the protein is encoded by the exons ATGAAATTCGCGGAGCATCTCAGCGCTCACATTACACCAGAATGGAGAAAACAGTACATCAACTACGAG GAAATGAAGGCTCTCCTGTACGCTGCAGTGGAGCAGGCTCCATCGGCAGATGTAAGCGAAGCACATGTTTTGGAAAGCTACTTTAGTAAATTTGATGAAAAGTTCTTCCATTATTGTGACAAGGAATTGGCTAAAATAAACACTTTCTATTCTG AAAAACTGGCAGAGGCTACACGTAGATTTTCGACACTTAACAACGACCTGAGCGAGATTTTGTCAGTTTCTGAAGATGCTCAGAGTCGAAAGGTGCGCCATCGCAGTCACATCTTGCACAAGAAGACAGTATCAGCACGTAAACTGCAGGAATTGAAATTGGCTTTTTCCGAATTCTACCTTTTTCTCATTTTGCTTCAAAACTACCAGAATCTGAACTTCACTGGATTCCGAAAAATCTTGAAGAAGCACGACAAA CTTTTGAATGTCGACATTGGTGCCAAATGGCGTGCAGAACACGTCGATACAGCGGTTTTTCATACTCGTAAGGATATAGATAGGCTCATCGCGGAAACCGAGGCTCTGGTAACTCGAGATCTGGAGCACGGTGATCGTCAACGAGCCATGAAGCGGCTTAGGGTGCCTCCGCTCGGAGAGCAACTCTCTCCCTGGATCACATTTAAAGTAGGCCTCTTCTCCGGGGCTTTCGTCGTACTTTTCATAGCTGTGATGCTATCTG CTATGCGATACAACAAGAAAGACAATTGGAAGGTATTGTGTCGGATTTATCGTGGACCACTTCTTATGATAGAATTTCTATTCCTCATGGGAATCAACGTTTACGGCTGGAGGTCTTCTGGTGTGAATCATGTGCTGATATTCGAACTTGATCCACGCAATCATTTATCAGAACAG CACATCATCGAAATGGCAACGATACTTGGTCTGGTCTGGTCCGTATCTATATTGGGTTTCCTGTATAGCGACACATTGGGTGTGCCGCCATTTGTTCAACCA GTGCTGTTCTACGCTTTGTTGGCACTGTTCCTGTTCAATCCTACCAGGACGTTACGACACGAGGCCAGATTTTGGACGTTACGCGTTATGGGTCGGATCTTTTGCGCGCCCTTCTTTTATGTAGGTTTTGCAGACTTTTGGCTCGCTGATCAACTCAATTCTCTTCACACAGTTTTCCTAGACTTTCAGTATTTTGTCTGTTTTTACATCCAGAACTCTTCTTGGACCGATGTCACGG ATACAGAAACTTGTATAATGCGTGAATTGTCGATGAGACCGTTTGTAGTGTGTCTACCGGCTTGGTTTCGATTTGCGCAATGTCTAAGGCGTTATCGAGATACGAAGGAAGCCTTTCCGCATCTGTTAAACGCGGTCAAGTATGCAACAAGTTTCTTCGTTGTCATTTTCTCCTATTTGCATTTGACAAACAAGA AATACTACGTGTTGTCTACTGAGAATCCCTATTTCTACTTGTGGCTTACAGTCAGTTTCGTGAGCTCTTGCTTCACATATACGTGGGATGTGAAATTAGACTGGGGTCTCTTCGACAGCAGTCCAGGAGAAAACAAGTTTCTTAGGGAGGAGATAGTTTACTCGTCACCC tattattactattttgcGATGGTCGAAGATTTTATCTTGCGATTTGGATGGGCATTTTCCTTGTCCCTGACAGAAATGGGTTACGTTCACGCAGATCTTATGGTTTCCATAGTCGCTCCGTTGGAGGTTTTCAG AAGGTTCTTGTGGAATTACTTTCGACTGGAGAACGAGCATCTGTACAACGTAGGCAAGTTCCGAGCGGTGCGAGATATCTCCATAGGACCCATCAGACGCGACGAGGACGATGATATCAGAAACGTGATCCGTCTAATGGACAACGCGAACGACGACGATGAGGACGACTGTGAAGACGAATTAGTGAAGTCCCATGATTGCAGTGTTTGA
- the LOC140666058 gene encoding solute carrier family 53 member 1 isoform X1 translates to MKFAEHLSAHITPEWRKQYINYEEMKALLYAAVEQAPSADVSEAHVLESYFSKFDEKFFHYCDKELAKINTFYSEKLAEATRRFSTLNNDLSEILSVSEDAQSRKVRHRSHILHKKTVSARKLQELKLAFSEFYLFLILLQNYQNLNFTGFRKILKKHDKLLNVDIGAKWRAEHVDTAVFHTRKDIDRLIAETEALVTRDLEHGDRQRAMKRLRVPPLGEQLSPWITFKVGLFSGAFVVLFIAVMLSAMRYNKKDNWKVLCRIYRGPLLMIEFLFLMGINVYGWRSSGVNHVLIFELDPRNHLSEQHIIEMATILGLVWSVSILGFLYSDTLGVPPFVQPVLFYALLALFLFNPTRTLRHEARFWTLRVMGRIFCAPFFYVGFADFWLADQLNSLHTVFLDFQYFVCFYIQNSSWTDVTDTETCIMRELSMRPFVVCLPAWFRFAQCLRRYRDTKEAFPHLLNAVKYATSFFVVIFSYLHLTNKKYYVLSTENPYFYLWLTVSFVSSCFTYTWDVKLDWGLFDSSPGENKFLREEIVYSSPYYYYFAMVEDFILRFGWAFSLSLTEMGYVHADLMVSIVAPLEVFRRFVWNFFRLENEHLNNCGKFRAVRDISVAPVDCSDQTQILRMMDASDGVINRRRKQKVDEKRRPIRLLLKGESLMDDN, encoded by the exons ATGAAATTCGCGGAGCATCTCAGCGCTCACATTACACCAGAATGGAGAAAACAGTACATCAACTACGAG GAAATGAAGGCTCTCCTGTACGCTGCAGTGGAGCAGGCTCCATCGGCAGATGTAAGCGAAGCACATGTTTTGGAAAGCTACTTTAGTAAATTTGATGAAAAGTTCTTCCATTATTGTGACAAGGAATTGGCTAAAATAAACACTTTCTATTCTG AAAAACTGGCAGAGGCTACACGTAGATTTTCGACACTTAACAACGACCTGAGCGAGATTTTGTCAGTTTCTGAAGATGCTCAGAGTCGAAAGGTGCGCCATCGCAGTCACATCTTGCACAAGAAGACAGTATCAGCACGTAAACTGCAGGAATTGAAATTGGCTTTTTCCGAATTCTACCTTTTTCTCATTTTGCTTCAAAACTACCAGAATCTGAACTTCACTGGATTCCGAAAAATCTTGAAGAAGCACGACAAA CTTTTGAATGTCGACATTGGTGCCAAATGGCGTGCAGAACACGTCGATACAGCGGTTTTTCATACTCGTAAGGATATAGATAGGCTCATCGCGGAAACCGAGGCTCTGGTAACTCGAGATCTGGAGCACGGTGATCGTCAACGAGCCATGAAGCGGCTTAGGGTGCCTCCGCTCGGAGAGCAACTCTCTCCCTGGATCACATTTAAAGTAGGCCTCTTCTCCGGGGCTTTCGTCGTACTTTTCATAGCTGTGATGCTATCTG CTATGCGATACAACAAGAAAGACAATTGGAAGGTATTGTGTCGGATTTATCGTGGACCACTTCTTATGATAGAATTTCTATTCCTCATGGGAATCAACGTTTACGGCTGGAGGTCTTCTGGTGTGAATCATGTGCTGATATTCGAACTTGATCCACGCAATCATTTATCAGAACAG CACATCATCGAAATGGCAACGATACTTGGTCTGGTCTGGTCCGTATCTATATTGGGTTTCCTGTATAGCGACACATTGGGTGTGCCGCCATTTGTTCAACCA GTGCTGTTCTACGCTTTGTTGGCACTGTTCCTGTTCAATCCTACCAGGACGTTACGACACGAGGCCAGATTTTGGACGTTACGCGTTATGGGTCGGATCTTTTGCGCGCCCTTCTTTTATGTAGGTTTTGCAGACTTTTGGCTCGCTGATCAACTCAATTCTCTTCACACAGTTTTCCTAGACTTTCAGTATTTTGTCTGTTTTTACATCCAGAACTCTTCTTGGACCGATGTCACGG ATACAGAAACTTGTATAATGCGTGAATTGTCGATGAGACCGTTTGTAGTGTGTCTACCGGCTTGGTTTCGATTTGCGCAATGTCTAAGGCGTTATCGAGATACGAAGGAAGCCTTTCCGCATCTGTTAAACGCGGTCAAGTATGCAACAAGTTTCTTCGTTGTCATTTTCTCCTATTTGCATTTGACAAACAAGA AATACTACGTGTTGTCTACTGAGAATCCCTATTTCTACTTGTGGCTTACAGTCAGTTTCGTGAGCTCTTGCTTCACATATACGTGGGATGTGAAATTAGACTGGGGTCTCTTCGACAGCAGTCCAGGAGAAAACAAGTTTCTTAGGGAGGAGATAGTTTACTCGTCACCC tattattactattttgcGATGGTCGAAGATTTTATCTTGCGATTTGGATGGGCATTTTCCTTGTCCCTGACAGAAATGGGTTACGTTCACGCAGATCTTATGGTTTCCATAGTCGCTCCGTTGGAGGTTTTCAG GCGTTTCGTGTGGAATTTCTTCCGTTTGGAAAACGAGCATTTGAATAATTGCGGAAAGTTCCGAGCCGTGCGAGATATCTCGGTCGCACCGGTCGACTGTTCGGATCAGACGCAAATATTGCGCATGATGGACGCTTCCGACGGCGTGATAAACCGCAGGAGGAAGCAGAAAGTTGACGAAAAGCGCAGGCCGATTCGGTTACTCTTGAAAGGCGAATCTCTTATGGACGACAATTGA
- the LOC140666058 gene encoding solute carrier family 53 member 1 isoform X3: MKFAEHLSAHITPEWRKQYINYEEMKALLYAAVEQAPSADVSEAHVLESYFSKFDEKFFHYCDKELAKINTFYSEKLAEATRRFSTLNNDLSEILSVSEDAQSRKVRHRSHILHKKTVSARKLQELKLAFSEFYLFLILLQNYQNLNFTGFRKILKKHDKLLNVDIGAKWRAEHVDTAVFHTRKDIDRLIAETEALVTRDLEHGDRQRAMKRLRVPPLGEQLSPWITFKVGLFSGAFVVLFIAVMLSAMRYNKKDNWKVLCRIYRGPLLMIEFLFLMGINVYGWRSSGVNHVLIFELDPRNHLSEQHIIEMATILGLVWSVSILGFLYSDTLGVPPFVQPVLFYALLALFLFNPTRTLRHEARFWTLRVMGRIFCAPFFYVGFADFWLADQLNSLHTVFLDFQYFVCFYIQNSSWTDVTDTETCIMRELSMRPFVVCLPAWFRFAQCLRRYRDTKEAFPHLLNAVKYATSFFVVIFSYLHLTNKKYYVLSTENPYFYLWLTVSFVSSCFTYTWDVKLDWGLFDSSPGENKFLREEIVYSSPYYYYFAMVEDFILRFGWAFSLSLTEMGYVHADLMVSIVAPLEVFSR; this comes from the exons ATGAAATTCGCGGAGCATCTCAGCGCTCACATTACACCAGAATGGAGAAAACAGTACATCAACTACGAG GAAATGAAGGCTCTCCTGTACGCTGCAGTGGAGCAGGCTCCATCGGCAGATGTAAGCGAAGCACATGTTTTGGAAAGCTACTTTAGTAAATTTGATGAAAAGTTCTTCCATTATTGTGACAAGGAATTGGCTAAAATAAACACTTTCTATTCTG AAAAACTGGCAGAGGCTACACGTAGATTTTCGACACTTAACAACGACCTGAGCGAGATTTTGTCAGTTTCTGAAGATGCTCAGAGTCGAAAGGTGCGCCATCGCAGTCACATCTTGCACAAGAAGACAGTATCAGCACGTAAACTGCAGGAATTGAAATTGGCTTTTTCCGAATTCTACCTTTTTCTCATTTTGCTTCAAAACTACCAGAATCTGAACTTCACTGGATTCCGAAAAATCTTGAAGAAGCACGACAAA CTTTTGAATGTCGACATTGGTGCCAAATGGCGTGCAGAACACGTCGATACAGCGGTTTTTCATACTCGTAAGGATATAGATAGGCTCATCGCGGAAACCGAGGCTCTGGTAACTCGAGATCTGGAGCACGGTGATCGTCAACGAGCCATGAAGCGGCTTAGGGTGCCTCCGCTCGGAGAGCAACTCTCTCCCTGGATCACATTTAAAGTAGGCCTCTTCTCCGGGGCTTTCGTCGTACTTTTCATAGCTGTGATGCTATCTG CTATGCGATACAACAAGAAAGACAATTGGAAGGTATTGTGTCGGATTTATCGTGGACCACTTCTTATGATAGAATTTCTATTCCTCATGGGAATCAACGTTTACGGCTGGAGGTCTTCTGGTGTGAATCATGTGCTGATATTCGAACTTGATCCACGCAATCATTTATCAGAACAG CACATCATCGAAATGGCAACGATACTTGGTCTGGTCTGGTCCGTATCTATATTGGGTTTCCTGTATAGCGACACATTGGGTGTGCCGCCATTTGTTCAACCA GTGCTGTTCTACGCTTTGTTGGCACTGTTCCTGTTCAATCCTACCAGGACGTTACGACACGAGGCCAGATTTTGGACGTTACGCGTTATGGGTCGGATCTTTTGCGCGCCCTTCTTTTATGTAGGTTTTGCAGACTTTTGGCTCGCTGATCAACTCAATTCTCTTCACACAGTTTTCCTAGACTTTCAGTATTTTGTCTGTTTTTACATCCAGAACTCTTCTTGGACCGATGTCACGG ATACAGAAACTTGTATAATGCGTGAATTGTCGATGAGACCGTTTGTAGTGTGTCTACCGGCTTGGTTTCGATTTGCGCAATGTCTAAGGCGTTATCGAGATACGAAGGAAGCCTTTCCGCATCTGTTAAACGCGGTCAAGTATGCAACAAGTTTCTTCGTTGTCATTTTCTCCTATTTGCATTTGACAAACAAGA AATACTACGTGTTGTCTACTGAGAATCCCTATTTCTACTTGTGGCTTACAGTCAGTTTCGTGAGCTCTTGCTTCACATATACGTGGGATGTGAAATTAGACTGGGGTCTCTTCGACAGCAGTCCAGGAGAAAACAAGTTTCTTAGGGAGGAGATAGTTTACTCGTCACCC tattattactattttgcGATGGTCGAAGATTTTATCTTGCGATTTGGATGGGCATTTTCCTTGTCCCTGACAGAAATGGGTTACGTTCACGCAGATCTTATGGTTTCCATAGTCGCTCCGTTGGAGGTTTTCAG TCGCTAG
- the LOC140666061 gene encoding uncharacterized protein: protein MLLLRRGCIWLTLMLLLLSLSIGELSFYRDALPETSEDIVLKQLSRYLEAHQQHLQQRLHRSHLATFLSPVHKKHSNLQQLNHEEESRRIVEILTDRKAAQDSLNRKLNAWLEHYYHPPHYHNSIVNQIASQNSAEYIYNLNHNKYPDYPEEKQPDETNDDHFPKELEYGRTFDVDRGGAMEEPVVNNFHIDHNPALGILLHHEDGREAARPASPAETEPEFTYKFDNSNLGEKHPFAVAPNDPRYYNNAPFSSDDVNQQDTLRTNWQEKEVVGKVPILVKHEENMRSVNEKTPKELVVQLDASKSDRSAGFIHPLMVPMDHDLNNDIYFIAIVAGCSAAAMFALVLISLTWCRLQRGAKAAADIEYPAYGVTGPNKDVSPSGDQRLAQSAQMYHFQHQKQQIIAMENRTSATRDPGSVSEAESDEENEEGDYTVYECPGLASTGEMEVKNPMFHDDPTPATPAQSNNKEEDHI, encoded by the exons ATGCTCCTCCTTCGGCGGGGCTGCATTTGGCTGACGCTGATGTTGCTCCTGCTGAGCCTGTCCATCGGCGAGCTCAGCTTCTATCGGG ATGCGCTTCCGGAAACGTCAGAGGACATCGTGCTAAAGCAACTGAGCCGCTATCTGGAAGCGCACCAGCAACATCTTCAACAACGTCTCCATCGCTCCCATCTGGCTACGTTCTTGTCGCCTGTGCACAAGAAGCACAGCAATCTTCAGCAGCTGAACCATGAGGAAGAGTCACGCAGAATTGTCGAAATTTTAACCGACAGGAAGGCTGCCCAGGACAGCCTGAATCGGAAATTGAACGCGTGGCTGGAGCATTATTATCATCCGCCTCATTATCACAATTCGATTGTCAATCAAATCGCGAGCCAGAATTCGGCGGAATACATTTACAATCTAAATCACAATAAGTATCCGGACTACCCCGAGGAAAAACAGCCGGACGAGACCAATGACGATCACTTTCCCAAGGAGCTCGAGTACGGACGGACCTTCGATGTGGATAGAGGGGGAGCGATGGAGGAACCTGTCGTAAACAATTTCCACATAGATCACAATCCCGCGCTGGGCATCTTGTTGCATCACGAGGACGGAAGAGAAGCCGCACGGCCGGCATCGCCGGCAGAGACCGAGCCGGAATTTACTTACAAGTTTGACAACTCGAATCTCGGGGAGAAACATCCGTTTGCGGTGGCACCGAACGATCCCAGATATTACAACAACGCGCCATTCTCCTCGG ATGATGTAAATCAGCAAGATACTTTGAGGACGAATTGGCAAGAGAAAGAGGTGGTAGGTAAGGTGCCAATATTGGTAAAACACGAAGAGAACATGCGAAGTGTCAATGAAAAAACACCGAAGGAATTGGTCGTACAACTCGACGCGTCGAAATCGGACAGATCCGCGGGATTTATTCATCCGTTGATGGTACCTATGGATCACGACTTAAACAATGACATCTATTTCATCG ccATAGTTGCCGGTTGCAGCGCAGCAGCAATGTTCGCTTTGGTATTGATCAGTTTAACCTGGTGCAG actGCAACGTGGTGCAAAAGCTGCAGCAGATATAGAGTATCCTGCTTACGGTGTAACAGGACCGAATAAGGATGTGTCGCCTTCCGGTGATCAGAGACTCGCCCAGTCTGCCCAGATGTATCATTTCCAACATCAGAAGCAACAAATTATCGCCATGGAAAA TCGTACTTCTGCAACGAGGGACCCAGGTTCCGTCTCGGAAGCGGAGAGCGACGAGGAGAACGAGGAGGGTGACTATACCGTTTATGAGTGTCCGGGACTTGCTTCT ACGGGCGAGATGGAGGTGAAGAATCCGATGTTCCACGACGATCCTACCCCGGCGACGCCGGCGCAAAGCAACAACAAAGAAGAGGACCACATATAG